From the Chryseobacterium sp. G0201 genome, the window TTGATCTTCATCATCTCCATTACTGGTGCATTATATGTTTTTAAAGACGAAGTTGAGAATATTACCAGAAAAGATGTCATCTATCATAATGAACAAAATATTGATCAAAAACAGATTCTTCCAATTCGCGTGTTGGAAAAATCTGTAGATGCTCAGGTAAAAGAAAAATACCCTATTCACTGGGTAAATATTCCTATCGATAAAAAAATGTCCTATCAATTCTATTGGTACGAGCACAATACCGATGCATGGAATTATTTTGATGAATTCCCTATTTATAAAGTTGCTTACGTTAATCCTTACGACGGAAAAGTTTTAAGAACCTACGATGAGAAAAACGGGTTCTTCCAGATCGTAAAAATGATCCACTGGAGTTATTTGTTAAAGCAGGACTGGGGAACATATGTCGTGGGAATTCCTGTCATAATCTTTGTCATCATGCTGATATCAGGAATTATTTTATGGTGGCCTAAAAACAAAGCTGCCAGAAAGCAACGTTTTTCATTCAAATGGAAAAATATCAAAAGCTGGAAAAGAAAGAACTACGACCTTCATAATATCTTAGGGTTTTATGCATCAATTTTTGCTTTAATCTTTTCAATTACAGGGTTATTTTACGCATTTTTTGTCGTTCAGGCAGCCATCTATGTGATCTTCTCAGGAGGTGAAACAAAATATCCGGATTTCACTCACATCAAGACAAAAGCTCCGATAGAACTGAGAACTGAAGGTACATTAGACAAGATAAGCAATACCGTTAAAGCAAAATATCCTGATTCTTATGGTTTCGCACTCGATCTTGGACATCCGCACATGGATGATCACGAACATCCGAATTTCGAAGTTTATGTAAAACATTTGTCATACTCTTATCATAAAAGCAGCAGTCTTATTTTTGATGAAAATTCAGGAGAGCTGCTTCATACTCACGACATGAAAGACAAAAATTTTGGAGAAAAAACGGTTGGAGCCAATTATGACATTCATGTTGGATCAATTTTAGGTCTTCCTACCAAGATTATTGCCTTCGTTGTAAGTTTGATATGTGCCTCATTACCAGTTACTGGCTTCCTTGTTTGGTGGGGAAGGCGAAAAAAGAAAACAGTAAAAACTGCTTAAAAAAAAATTGCAATAAATGTTGAGTTAATAATCCATTAATACAATCTTTTTTATATTTTTAACCCTTTAGAATTTATAAGAATAGAAATGTCATTAATAGATTTATCAAAACACGTTGCCCTAGGAATTGATATTGGCGGTACAACTACCAAATTTGGTGTTGTAAACCACAGAGGTGAAGTTCTTGAAAAAGGCAATCTAAGCACTGATGCGTACGCAACGGTTGAAGAATTCATAGATGCTTTGTACGAAAAAGTGCATC encodes:
- a CDS encoding PepSY-associated TM helix domain-containing protein; its protein translation is MKKKHHKKKPSVFKKWTGKLHLWFGLGIGFLIFIISITGALYVFKDEVENITRKDVIYHNEQNIDQKQILPIRVLEKSVDAQVKEKYPIHWVNIPIDKKMSYQFYWYEHNTDAWNYFDEFPIYKVAYVNPYDGKVLRTYDEKNGFFQIVKMIHWSYLLKQDWGTYVVGIPVIIFVIMLISGIILWWPKNKAARKQRFSFKWKNIKSWKRKNYDLHNILGFYASIFALIFSITGLFYAFFVVQAAIYVIFSGGETKYPDFTHIKTKAPIELRTEGTLDKISNTVKAKYPDSYGFALDLGHPHMDDHEHPNFEVYVKHLSYSYHKSSSLIFDENSGELLHTHDMKDKNFGEKTVGANYDIHVGSILGLPTKIIAFVVSLICASLPVTGFLVWWGRRKKKTVKTA